The DNA window AGAGGGGGAGCGCAATGTCGCTCACGGACGCAACGAGGCCCACGGACGTCTCGCTCAACACGGACCTGTACGAGCTCACGATGGCCCAGGGATTCTGGGAGAGCGGCCTCATGGACGCAGAGGCCTGCTTCACGGTCTTCTTCCGTGACGCGCCGTTCAACGGAGGATATGCCGTGGCCTGCGGCACCGGCCAGATTGCGGCCCTCGTCGAGAACTTCCGCTACACCGAGGAAGACATCGCCTACCTCGCCTCCATCCAGGCCCCCGGCGGCGGTGCCCTGTTCAAGCCGGGCTTTCTCGAGTGGCTCTCCCGCTTCTCGATGGACGTCGACGTGTGGGCCGTGCCCGAGGGACAGGTGGTGTTCCCCCGCGAGCCGATCGTGCGCGTGCAGGGTCCCATGGCGGCCTGCCAGCTCATCGAGACGGCCCTGCTCAACCTCGTGAACTTCCAGACGCTCGTCGCCACCAAGACGGCGCGCGTCGTCCAGGCGGCCGAGGGCCACGCGGTCTCTGACTTTGGCCTGCGCCGCGCCCAGGGCCCCGACGGCGGCCTGGCCGTGGCTCGCGCCTCCTACGTGGGAGGGGCGAGCTCCACGTCCAACTGCCTTGCCGGCAAGATCTACGGCATCCCGGTGTTTGGCACGCACGCCCACTCCTGGGTCATGGCATTTCCCTCCGAGCTCGAGGCGTTCCGCGCGTTCGCCCGCACGAGCCCCAAGAACTGCGTGCTTCTCGTTGACACCTATGACGTGC is part of the Parolsenella massiliensis genome and encodes:
- a CDS encoding nicotinate phosphoribosyltransferase, whose product is MSLTDATRPTDVSLNTDLYELTMAQGFWESGLMDAEACFTVFFRDAPFNGGYAVACGTGQIAALVENFRYTEEDIAYLASIQAPGGGALFKPGFLEWLSRFSMDVDVWAVPEGQVVFPREPIVRVQGPMAACQLIETALLNLVNFQTLVATKTARVVQAAEGHAVSDFGLRRAQGPDGGLAVARASYVGGASSTSNCLAGKIYGIPVFGTHAHSWVMAFPSELEAFRAFARTSPKNCVLLVDTYDVRQGVENAVTVAKEMERDGERLAAVRIDSGDLAKLSKYARKTFDEAGLPYVRVSASNDLDEYTIQSLFAQGAPIDSFGVGTKLATCDPQPSLGGVYKLAAVRKAGECDWRPTMKLSEVAYKRTIPGIQQVARFYDEAGCPVGDVIYDETMEGASRERCVDVLDAETSYDFAGHTCEDLLVPVVTHGERVGGPEGIEDAKHRCRDALMHLDPAVRRFLNPQVYPVGIETELSRLRQRLVREERAAQAR